The proteins below come from a single Sorghum bicolor cultivar BTx623 chromosome 4, Sorghum_bicolor_NCBIv3, whole genome shotgun sequence genomic window:
- the LOC110434722 gene encoding uncharacterized protein LOC110434722, translating into MGKVALPVSFGTSENARTKYITFDVVDLHYPYNAIFGRGFLNRFNAAAHMGYLCMKIPALHVVITVHGSQKEARNIEKAIYKSFWNINSMDSTQEEAGQPPDMPRGKTDLADQEETKCVPLQEAVPDRNVTISATLSIEEEFELLDVLQKNQDIFALSATDLRGVSRDIIEHSLDTDPRMRLKKQRQRKMSEERTLAAKAEVQRLLDANVIREIMYLEWLANVVLVPKKNGKMRMCIDFTDLNKACVKDSFPLPRIDTSVDKAASC; encoded by the coding sequence ATGGGAAAGGTCGCCCTACCTGTATCCTTTGGTACTTCGGAAAACGCAAGGACAAAATATATCACCTTCGACGTGGTAGACCTACATTACCCGTACAATGCCATATTTGGGCGGGGGTTCTTGAATAGATTCAATGCAGCTGCTCATATGGgatacctgtgcatgaaaatcccgGCTTTGCATGTGGTGATCACTGTTCACGGAAGTCAGAAAGAGGCAAGGAACATAGAGAAAGCAATCTACAAGTCTTTCTGGAACATAAACTCCATGGACTCCACGCAAGAAGAAGCTGGCCAGCCaccagacatgccaagggggaAGACAGACCTGGCTGATCAGGAGGAAACAAAGTGTGTCCCTCTACAGGAAGCGGTACCAGATAGGAATGTCACCATATCCGCTACCCTTAGCATAGAGGAGGAGTTTGAGCTGCTAGACGTGCTGCAGAAAAATCAGGATATCTTTGCCTTGAGTGCCACCGACCTGCGGGGAGTAAGCAGAGACATCATAGAGCATTCACTGGACACCGACCCAAGAATGAGGCTGAAGAAACAAAGGCAGAGGAAGATGTCTGAAGAGAGAACCTTAGCGGCGAAGGCAGAGGTGCAGAGACTTCTGGACGCAAATGTCATCAGAGAGATCATGTACCTGGAATGGCTGGCAAATGTGGTCCTAGTCCCCAAGAAGAATGgcaaaatgagaatgtgcatagatttcACAGACCTCAACAAAgcttgtgtcaaagactccttccccttgccaaggatagatacctCTGTCGACAAAGCCGCCAGTTGCTAG